In Flavobacterium sp. N3904, one DNA window encodes the following:
- a CDS encoding SusC/RagA family TonB-linked outer membrane protein, with protein sequence MNNFSFSKGGRAFCFLFFMGMMLSFTPLQAKNSLRQPTATTQQHQIQGIVTDGNNPLAGVSISIQGKSGTAAVSDYSGHYSLAAMPDAILVFTYLGFRTQTVYVQGRSTINISLQENTTKLQEVKINAGYYSVKNSERTGSISKISAKDIEKQPVINVLATMQGRMAGVNVIQNSGVPGSGFEIQIRGLNSLRADANQPLYIIDGVPYASDAIGSFYTSSTTPRQTSPLNSINPGDIESIEVLKDADATAIYGSRGANGVVLLTTKKGKEGTTRFIANVSSGFGQVSRFVDLMHTSEYLQMRREAYANDGITDYPADAYDVNGSWDPNRDTDWQKELIGGTSRYTAVQASVSGGSAQTQFLLSGNYNKETTVYPGDYQYVRGNMHVNLNHAAENKKFQINFTGGYTVQDNFLPPIDFTKEALLLSPNAPALYDAAENVNWEYNTFNNPLGNLAGKFNSITHDLIANAVLSYALTEGLAVKSNFGYTDLRHTEINSQPSTIYNPAYGYGSEASLVFENNTNRQSWIVEPQLSWNRKVGDCKIEALAGGTFLEQSSDQLVTMGSGFASNSQMDNPGSAASYTVLSSNPTVYKYQAFFGRLNFNWLERYIVNVTGRRDGSSRFGPGKQYATFGAVGAAWLFGNESFVKNTIGFLSFGKLRASYGTTGNDQIGDYQYLDTYSSSGEVYQGVSGLSPSRLFNPDFAWETNAKLEFALETGFLNDRIFTTVGWYRNRSSNQLVGTPLPATTGFTSIQSNLDATVQNTGVEITVRTVNISNATFKWISNLNFTQSKNVLLSFPNLEGSPYRNQYVIGQPLNITKVYHQLGVDANTGVYQFEDVNGDKVITAADDRRTLKDLNPQFFGGLENELHYGPVTLDFLFQFVKQQNFNPTFMFGMPGTMTNQPSAVTEHWQEAGDVGPYQVYSSGITPAIQRANTRYAQSDAGISDASYIRLKNISLSYDVPEKWSGKMRFRFSLQGQNLMTFTKYKGADPEFRTAGYLPPLRMYTSSLQVTF encoded by the coding sequence ATGAATAATTTTTCATTTTCTAAGGGTGGAAGGGCTTTTTGTTTCCTGTTTTTTATGGGAATGATGTTGTCTTTTACACCTTTACAAGCCAAAAATTCTCTTCGGCAACCTACTGCCACAACACAACAACATCAAATACAAGGGATTGTCACCGACGGCAACAATCCTTTAGCGGGCGTAAGCATTTCGATACAAGGAAAATCGGGTACTGCCGCTGTGTCCGATTATAGTGGTCATTACTCGCTTGCTGCAATGCCTGATGCTATTTTAGTTTTTACCTATTTAGGGTTTAGAACGCAGACAGTTTATGTGCAGGGGCGCAGTACCATCAACATCAGCCTGCAGGAAAACACCACCAAACTGCAGGAGGTCAAGATCAACGCGGGGTACTACTCCGTAAAGAACAGCGAGCGCACTGGGAGTATTTCTAAAATTAGCGCCAAGGATATTGAGAAACAACCCGTGATCAATGTGCTTGCCACTATGCAGGGACGTATGGCGGGGGTCAATGTTATCCAAAACTCGGGGGTGCCGGGAAGCGGATTTGAAATCCAGATTCGAGGACTGAACAGCCTGCGTGCCGATGCGAACCAGCCGCTGTACATTATTGATGGTGTTCCTTATGCCTCGGACGCTATAGGAAGTTTTTATACTTCGAGTACCACACCACGACAAACGAGTCCGCTCAACAGCATTAATCCCGGTGACATTGAAAGTATTGAGGTGCTCAAGGATGCGGATGCGACAGCGATCTATGGTTCTCGGGGTGCCAACGGGGTAGTGCTGCTTACTACTAAAAAAGGGAAGGAGGGGACTACTCGTTTTATTGCCAACGTATCGAGCGGTTTTGGGCAGGTAAGCCGTTTTGTGGATTTGATGCACACTTCTGAATATCTGCAAATGCGTAGGGAAGCTTATGCCAATGACGGCATTACGGACTATCCTGCAGATGCTTATGACGTAAACGGTAGCTGGGATCCCAACCGTGATACGGACTGGCAAAAAGAACTGATAGGCGGCACTTCGCGTTATACTGCTGTACAGGCCTCGGTATCTGGAGGATCGGCACAGACCCAATTCCTGCTGTCGGGCAATTACAATAAGGAGACCACTGTTTATCCGGGGGATTATCAATATGTAAGAGGCAATATGCATGTGAACCTAAACCATGCTGCGGAAAACAAGAAGTTCCAAATTAATTTTACAGGCGGTTATACTGTGCAGGATAATTTTCTGCCGCCCATCGATTTTACCAAAGAGGCACTGCTGCTTTCTCCCAATGCGCCTGCATTGTATGATGCTGCCGAAAATGTGAACTGGGAGTATAACACTTTTAATAATCCGCTAGGGAATTTAGCCGGAAAATTTAACAGCATTACCCATGACCTCATTGCCAACGCGGTGCTGTCCTATGCATTGACTGAGGGACTGGCGGTCAAATCGAATTTTGGATACACTGACCTGAGGCATACCGAAATCAACAGCCAGCCCTCGACCATTTACAATCCTGCGTACGGATATGGCAGTGAAGCTTCGCTTGTTTTTGAAAACAATACTAACCGTCAATCGTGGATTGTTGAGCCGCAGCTGTCCTGGAACCGAAAGGTTGGCGACTGTAAAATAGAAGCATTGGCGGGTGGTACTTTCCTAGAGCAGAGTAGTGACCAGTTAGTAACGATGGGTTCGGGATTTGCCAGTAACAGCCAGATGGATAATCCAGGTTCTGCCGCTAGTTATACGGTGTTGAGCAGTAATCCAACTGTCTATAAATATCAGGCCTTTTTTGGACGTCTCAATTTTAACTGGCTGGAACGCTATATCGTCAATGTTACTGGACGAAGAGACGGTTCGAGCCGTTTTGGTCCGGGCAAACAATACGCCACTTTTGGTGCTGTGGGTGCTGCCTGGCTTTTTGGGAATGAATCCTTTGTAAAAAATACTATTGGATTTTTGAGTTTTGGAAAATTACGAGCTAGTTACGGTACCACTGGAAATGACCAGATCGGGGACTATCAGTATCTTGATACCTACAGCAGTTCGGGAGAAGTTTACCAAGGTGTAAGCGGATTGAGTCCCTCACGGCTTTTTAATCCGGATTTTGCATGGGAGACCAATGCTAAATTGGAATTTGCGCTGGAGACGGGCTTCCTGAATGACCGTATTTTTACCACTGTCGGGTGGTACCGCAACCGTTCTTCCAATCAGCTTGTGGGAACTCCGCTGCCGGCTACGACAGGGTTTACCTCGATACAGTCTAACCTTGATGCCACTGTACAAAATACAGGAGTGGAGATTACTGTTCGCACTGTCAATATCAGCAATGCTACTTTTAAATGGATCAGCAACCTGAATTTTACCCAGTCTAAAAATGTACTCTTGTCGTTTCCTAATTTGGAAGGCTCTCCGTATCGCAACCAATATGTAATTGGACAGCCCTTGAATATCACCAAGGTATACCATCAGCTCGGGGTGGATGCTAATACGGGTGTTTATCAATTTGAAGATGTGAACGGTGACAAAGTCATTACAGCAGCTGACGACCGAAGAACCCTAAAGGATCTCAATCCCCAATTTTTTGGCGGACTGGAAAACGAGCTGCATTATGGCCCGGTTACCCTGGATTTCCTTTTCCAGTTTGTGAAGCAGCAGAATTTTAATCCCACCTTTATGTTTGGTATGCCTGGCACTATGACCAACCAGCCCTCGGCCGTGACAGAACATTGGCAGGAGGCAGGTGATGTCGGGCCTTATCAGGTGTATAGTAGCGGCATTACACCGGCGATACAAAGAGCCAACACCCGATATGCCCAGAGTGATGCGGGGATTAGCGATGCGTCTTATATCCGATTGAAAAACATCTCGCTATCGTATGACGTGCCAGAAAAGTGGAGTGGAAAGATGCGATTCCGGTTTAGTCTGCAGGGACAGAATCTGATGACTTTTACGAAGTATAAAGGTGCTGACCCTGAGTTCCGGACTGCGGGGTACTTGCCGCCGCTTCGTATGTATACCAGCAGTTTGCAAGTTACTTTTTAA
- a CDS encoding prolyl oligopeptidase family serine peptidase, translating into MRKRLTTNHQFVLWFSGIYFLFLSCPIMGQEKQKRQLTDADYHLWSTLRAKTISDKGHWVSYQLQYESKKDTLFVKSTKGNISYAYPRGYEGRFGGEKWFGCKRHDTLVMQNLETGDLQYTSNVSSFVFTKNGKYLLLFLKQAEDKIELVIKDRKGKIAGRIGDVSSWKLDDTGNALVFCVDSVDNYSVGILQLGNTIEKQTIATDSSNGFQNLSWRGNRIAFMQQDISNAKVFCYSTDDKKLIVFDPERRDDFPRGLQISMRNGTILLSPDGARVFFELEENSANSVPSGTGVQVWNAADKLLYPNKQLFGAPADRNKLAVWWPESNRFFQITDKQLPVGALNGDFTYAISYDPIAYEPQSNYDGVRDIFITELLTGKRKRILEKHSGDIMTLLMSPNGKYISYPKSGNWWVYDIKKDTHTNITENLATSFFNQDYDRPSGPMAYGNPGWMANDHSMLLYDEFDIWELSADGSSSVRLTRGREKGISFRIKSLTAQQGTKTDAFEWSTGQFNPDDTLILEAHEKSTGSSGYYSWNRREGVKPLVWEAKKTNQFLKAANSDAFLYVEQSYACAPRIVFRPDFKTPGRELVQSNPQQQDYYWGKSERIDYIVKGKALSGVLVYPADYQIGKRYPMVVQIYQRQFQYLHDYVNPTVFEEGGFNISNFSTQGYFVLRPDIVYDLGEVGASATACVLSAADAVLATGLVDPSKIGLIGHSFGGYETDFIITQTDRFATAIAGAAWTDLVSTYLYIGGNYLKPDFWRSEYDQLRIGKSLFEGTDSYLRNSPVLQAAKVSTPLLAWTGAEDRHVNYYQSIEFYLALRRLEKTHTLLIYPGDGHALMDGSNQKDLTQRTEEWFGYYLKNEPLKAWMGADSHR; encoded by the coding sequence ATGAGAAAAAGATTAACTACCAATCATCAGTTTGTCCTGTGGTTTAGCGGTATTTATTTTTTGTTCCTTTCCTGTCCCATCATGGGGCAGGAAAAACAAAAAAGACAACTTACCGATGCCGATTACCATTTGTGGAGTACGTTACGAGCCAAAACCATTTCGGATAAAGGACATTGGGTGAGTTACCAGTTGCAGTATGAATCGAAGAAGGATACGCTGTTTGTGAAAAGTACGAAAGGGAATATTAGCTATGCCTATCCACGAGGGTATGAAGGACGTTTTGGCGGAGAAAAGTGGTTTGGTTGTAAAAGGCACGATACACTAGTGATGCAAAATTTAGAGACTGGAGACCTACAGTATACCTCAAACGTAAGCAGTTTTGTTTTTACTAAAAATGGGAAATACCTGTTGCTGTTTTTAAAGCAAGCTGAGGATAAAATCGAGTTGGTCATAAAAGACAGGAAAGGGAAAATAGCAGGGCGTATTGGGGATGTGAGCAGTTGGAAACTGGATGATACAGGGAACGCTTTGGTTTTTTGTGTGGATTCGGTTGACAATTATTCCGTTGGAATTTTGCAGCTAGGAAATACTATTGAGAAACAAACGATTGCCACCGATAGCAGTAATGGATTCCAGAATCTTAGCTGGAGGGGGAATCGGATTGCTTTTATGCAACAGGATATTAGTAATGCGAAAGTCTTTTGCTATAGTACCGATGATAAAAAGTTAATTGTTTTTGATCCAGAAAGACGGGATGATTTTCCGCGGGGTCTGCAAATTTCGATGAGAAATGGTACTATACTGTTATCTCCAGATGGTGCCCGCGTCTTTTTTGAATTAGAGGAAAATAGTGCTAACTCAGTCCCATCGGGAACAGGGGTTCAGGTATGGAATGCGGCGGATAAGTTGCTTTATCCCAATAAACAGCTTTTTGGTGCGCCAGCAGATCGGAATAAATTAGCGGTATGGTGGCCGGAAAGCAACCGTTTTTTTCAGATTACGGATAAGCAACTGCCAGTGGGTGCTTTGAACGGGGACTTTACTTATGCCATAAGCTATGATCCGATTGCCTATGAGCCCCAGTCTAATTATGATGGGGTACGGGATATATTTATTACCGAATTGTTGACTGGCAAAAGAAAACGGATCCTTGAAAAGCATTCAGGGGATATTATGACGCTGCTAATGTCTCCAAATGGGAAATACATTTCGTATCCTAAGTCGGGGAACTGGTGGGTGTATGACATCAAGAAAGATACCCATACCAACATTACTGAAAATTTGGCAACATCTTTTTTTAACCAAGATTATGATCGACCGAGTGGTCCAATGGCCTATGGGAATCCGGGTTGGATGGCTAATGACCACTCGATGCTGCTGTATGACGAGTTTGATATTTGGGAACTCTCGGCTGACGGCTCTTCCAGCGTTCGGTTGACTCGTGGGAGGGAAAAGGGAATTAGCTTTAGAATTAAGTCGTTAACCGCCCAGCAGGGAACTAAAACTGATGCGTTTGAATGGAGTACTGGACAGTTTAATCCCGATGACACGCTGATTCTGGAAGCACACGAAAAAAGTACGGGATCGAGTGGTTATTATTCATGGAATAGGAGGGAAGGTGTAAAGCCTTTGGTTTGGGAAGCCAAGAAAACAAATCAATTCCTCAAAGCGGCTAACAGTGATGCGTTTTTGTATGTGGAGCAAAGTTATGCTTGCGCACCTCGGATTGTATTTCGCCCAGATTTTAAAACTCCTGGGAGGGAACTAGTTCAAAGCAATCCACAACAGCAGGATTATTACTGGGGGAAATCGGAGCGAATCGATTATATCGTAAAGGGAAAAGCACTATCTGGAGTGCTTGTTTATCCTGCGGATTATCAGATTGGAAAGCGCTATCCGATGGTGGTTCAAATTTACCAGCGTCAGTTTCAGTATCTGCACGATTATGTTAATCCGACTGTGTTTGAAGAGGGAGGATTTAATATCAGCAATTTTAGCACACAGGGGTATTTTGTGCTGCGACCTGATATTGTTTATGACTTGGGAGAAGTGGGGGCATCGGCGACTGCTTGTGTATTGTCCGCAGCCGATGCGGTGCTAGCAACCGGTTTAGTTGATCCGTCTAAGATTGGTTTGATTGGGCATTCGTTTGGGGGATATGAAACGGATTTCATTATTACCCAAACCGATCGATTTGCCACGGCTATAGCTGGAGCGGCATGGACTGATTTGGTCAGTACCTATCTGTATATAGGCGGGAATTATCTCAAGCCTGATTTTTGGCGGTCGGAATATGACCAATTGCGGATTGGAAAATCGCTGTTTGAAGGTACAGACAGCTATCTTAGAAATTCACCTGTGCTGCAGGCCGCAAAGGTAAGCACACCTTTATTAGCATGGACTGGTGCGGAAGATCGACATGTTAATTATTACCAGAGCATTGAATTTTATCTTGCTTTACGAAGGCTTGAGAAAACACACACGTTATTGATTTATCCCGGGGATGGTCACGCATTGATGGATGGATCGAATCAAAAAGACCTGACGCAACGCACTGAAGAGTGGTTTGGGTATTATTTGAAAAATGAGCCTTTGAAGGCGTGGATGGGTGCAGATTCTCATAGATGA
- a CDS encoding DUF6520 family protein has product MKSTFLNLVMPIAAAAVGLAGALTTNAVENSNNKLAPVLGYKHVSAAIPCQQVQMCSNSGTFVCTSDIDGANLYAKPGATCPNQLFRDTQ; this is encoded by the coding sequence ATGAAAAGTACATTTTTAAATTTAGTAATGCCAATAGCCGCAGCTGCGGTTGGGTTGGCAGGGGCATTGACAACCAATGCCGTGGAAAACAGTAATAATAAGTTGGCTCCCGTATTGGGGTACAAACATGTAAGTGCGGCCATACCTTGTCAGCAAGTACAAATGTGTTCCAACAGCGGAACTTTTGTCTGTACATCAGACATCGATGGTGCTAATCTCTATGCAAAACCGGGTGCAACCTGTCCGAATCAGCTCTTTAGAGATACACAATAA
- a CDS encoding SIR2 family protein, with protein MINYHDPLKHIKFLRQTLSQDKKPIGFFISAGCPLSVNMPESQWPLIADVAGLTKYIKEELSSKTGGENTFDKLLTEVTLSKKSVDNIEDILSFIRGLKEVSIGNTVRGFTEQDLITLEKDICSKIVTKLDVILPDRESPYHKLTKWISIDREKPIEVFTTNYDLLIEQAFEDLSVPYFDGFVGSRQSFFDLRAVEDNLIPKHWTRLWKIHGSINWFQKENREVFRSSKTTEINASHLIYPSHLKYEQSRKMPYLALIDQLNRFLRNPNSLLILSGYSFNDEHLNDTIVSAMKSNPNTMVLALMYETLTYTDTSDNIIERYPKAIQLALNRNNLALWGFDEAIIGTVRGQWKTLAPIEEEDNLANCVVKSPKEKVDGEEQKDYLKLGDFSKLGDFLQALIGFNQTKLDDEK; from the coding sequence ATGATAAATTATCACGACCCATTAAAGCATATAAAATTTTTAAGACAAACTTTATCCCAAGACAAGAAACCAATTGGTTTTTTTATTTCTGCAGGTTGTCCGTTATCAGTAAATATGCCAGAAAGTCAATGGCCATTAATTGCGGATGTTGCAGGGCTTACCAAATATATAAAAGAAGAATTATCATCAAAAACTGGAGGTGAAAACACTTTTGACAAATTACTCACGGAAGTAACATTATCAAAGAAAAGTGTTGATAATATAGAAGATATTTTAAGTTTTATTAGAGGTTTAAAAGAAGTTTCAATTGGTAATACTGTTAGAGGATTTACAGAGCAAGACTTAATTACTTTAGAAAAAGATATTTGCAGTAAAATAGTAACGAAATTAGATGTAATTCTTCCAGATAGAGAATCACCATATCACAAATTAACAAAATGGATATCAATAGATAGAGAAAAACCTATTGAAGTCTTTACAACAAATTATGATTTATTAATAGAACAAGCTTTTGAAGATTTATCAGTTCCATATTTTGATGGTTTTGTAGGTTCGCGCCAATCTTTTTTTGATTTAAGAGCAGTTGAGGATAATTTGATACCAAAGCATTGGACTAGATTATGGAAAATTCACGGTTCAATAAATTGGTTTCAAAAAGAAAATAGAGAAGTTTTTCGTTCTAGTAAAACAACTGAAATTAATGCCTCTCATTTGATCTACCCTTCACATCTAAAATATGAACAAAGTAGAAAAATGCCTTATTTAGCATTAATTGATCAATTAAACCGTTTTCTTAGAAATCCAAATTCATTACTTATTCTTTCTGGATATTCATTTAATGATGAACATTTAAATGATACTATTGTTAGTGCAATGAAATCAAATCCTAATACTATGGTTCTTGCTTTAATGTATGAAACTTTGACTTATACGGATACAAGTGATAATATTATTGAACGATATCCAAAAGCTATTCAACTAGCATTGAACAGAAATAATTTAGCTTTATGGGGATTCGATGAAGCAATAATTGGAACTGTTAGAGGACAATGGAAAACATTAGCTCCAATTGAAGAAGAGGACAACTTAGCTAATTGTGTAGTTAAAAGTCCAAAAGAAAAAGTTGATGGCGAGGAACAAAAAGATTATTTAAAATTGGGTGATTTTTCAAAATTGGGTGATTTCCTGCAAGCTTTAATTGGGTTTAATCAAACAAAATTAGATGATGAAAAATAA
- a CDS encoding RagB/SusD family nutrient uptake outer membrane protein: MKNTTRLSGCKRLCKTLTFKIALFVVVSPCLMTGCDGFTEVGLPASQLTAAAVFEDKATANAAMVEIYSKIRDNGLLTGSLSGLSSQLGLYADELALYGGEVNFYNNALLPSGSEVAELWNSSYNQIYAANAVVEGVENSVSLTTADRDQLKGEALFVRALLHFYLMNSFGAIPYVRTTDYEQNSVVKRLPENEVYALLKVDLEEAIALLPEDYVSAERVRPNKWTAEALLARVNLYAGAWDEASNAASAVLNQTGLYVWEADLDKIFLKESTTTIWQLMPRIPGDNTLEAATFSFVSGPPPLSALSNTLMEAFTADDQRKVHWTTAITDGTDVWYHASKYKAIANTGSAVEYPIVFRLAEQYLIRAEARAHQGDLIGAKEDLNKIRQTAGLADTEAITAAAIIEAVIAERRLELFTEFGHRFFDLKRTGKLEVVLSPQKAGWNVTDRNFPIPESELLLNPNLAPQNDGY, from the coding sequence ATGAAAAATACTACTAGATTATCTGGCTGCAAGAGGTTATGCAAAACCTTGACTTTTAAAATTGCACTGTTTGTGGTTGTCAGTCCGTGTCTTATGACTGGCTGTGATGGATTTACCGAAGTGGGTCTTCCTGCCTCGCAACTTACGGCTGCGGCCGTTTTTGAAGACAAAGCCACGGCCAATGCGGCTATGGTTGAAATTTATTCTAAAATTCGTGATAACGGATTGCTCACGGGATCTTTGTCGGGACTCTCGAGCCAGTTGGGACTTTATGCCGATGAACTTGCATTGTATGGAGGTGAAGTCAATTTTTATAACAATGCCTTATTGCCTTCGGGGAGTGAGGTTGCTGAATTATGGAACAGCAGTTACAACCAGATATATGCAGCCAATGCGGTTGTGGAGGGAGTGGAAAATTCTGTTTCCCTAACCACAGCCGACAGAGACCAGCTCAAAGGGGAAGCCCTTTTTGTGCGCGCCTTGCTTCATTTTTATTTGATGAATTCCTTTGGCGCTATACCCTATGTTCGTACGACCGATTATGAGCAAAATAGCGTTGTGAAGCGTCTGCCCGAAAATGAGGTCTATGCGTTGCTAAAAGTTGATCTTGAAGAGGCGATTGCCCTACTGCCAGAGGATTATGTCAGTGCGGAGCGGGTTCGCCCTAATAAATGGACTGCCGAAGCCTTACTGGCAAGAGTGAACCTTTATGCTGGGGCATGGGATGAAGCTTCGAATGCGGCTTCGGCGGTACTGAACCAAACGGGGCTGTATGTTTGGGAGGCCGATCTTGATAAAATATTCCTAAAAGAAAGCACTACAACCATCTGGCAGCTGATGCCCAGAATACCCGGTGACAATACCCTGGAAGCGGCGACCTTTAGCTTTGTCAGTGGGCCACCGCCACTGTCGGCATTATCGAATACGCTAATGGAAGCATTTACGGCAGACGACCAAAGAAAAGTACATTGGACGACAGCCATAACAGATGGCACGGATGTTTGGTATCATGCCAGCAAGTATAAAGCTATTGCTAATACGGGAAGTGCTGTGGAATATCCGATTGTTTTTCGACTTGCCGAACAATATTTGATTCGAGCAGAAGCGCGGGCGCATCAAGGTGACCTGATTGGCGCGAAGGAAGATCTTAACAAAATCAGACAAACAGCGGGATTGGCGGATACGGAAGCCATAACCGCGGCTGCTATTATTGAGGCTGTAATAGCGGAAAGACGGCTGGAATTGTTTACGGAGTTTGGGCATCGTTTTTTTGACCTGAAAAGAACAGGGAAGCTTGAAGTAGTTCTATCACCGCAAAAAGCAGGATGGAATGTTACCGACCGTAATTTTCCGATACCTGAATCGGAACTGTTGCTAAATCCTAATCTAGCGCCACAGAATGATGGTTATTAA
- a CDS encoding helix-turn-helix domain-containing protein, with the protein MSDLNRKICDYIATEWIGEIQPKTEFALNHNIDEKTARRISNDKDYTITLYTLNKICEAKNIKLSEFFKLIDC; encoded by the coding sequence ATGAGTGATTTAAACAGAAAAATATGTGACTATATAGCAACTGAGTGGATTGGAGAAATTCAACCTAAAACGGAGTTTGCTTTAAATCACAATATTGACGAAAAAACTGCTCGAAGAATCTCTAATGATAAAGACTATACAATAACTCTTTATACTTTGAATAAGATTTGTGAGGCAAAAAATATAAAACTTTCGGAGTTTTTTAAATTGATAGATTGTTAA
- a CDS encoding MauE/DoxX family redox-associated membrane protein has product MKLSVSQTNKIAACISYLYILLFTYAAVSKLLDFENFSVQLGQSPLLSAFADVISWLIPIIELLIVVMLLFPRFRLTALFASFSLMLMFTAYIFIILNFSSFIPCSCGGILEKMGWNEHLLFNIICIILAIIGILILRNATPKEHQIISPSRLIIIFAILAVVAIGIVSGLFLASENITHYHNKFTRRFPHFPAVKAREADIQLNSYYIAGVDHHKIYLGNTTAQLLVTVLDSTLKQKTRYQIELDHKNLPFKSVKIKVAAPYFYVYDGSVPCIFKGNIKDWKAKLVKKGGEYFSLAEPMDSTVMVVRTQKRGSGESIMAALDLHDTTKTRLNPAFLQKQIDGIFDTDGQMAYSKQLNRLVYVYAYRNQYTVADGNLNIDYRGNTIDTMSHANLNIITIKSHNQKKLGRHPLIVNKNGAVFNNLLFVNSGIPGRYENIKMWEQASIIDLYDLSGNSYLLSFYIYNEENTKMKNFMVQDSTLYALIGNRIVRYKLGKTITKNYQNNIRGIN; this is encoded by the coding sequence ATGAAACTATCTGTCTCACAAACAAATAAAATTGCAGCATGCATCAGTTATCTCTACATACTCTTATTTACTTATGCAGCAGTAAGCAAACTACTTGATTTTGAAAATTTCAGCGTGCAACTGGGACAGTCCCCATTACTAAGTGCTTTTGCTGATGTTATATCGTGGTTAATTCCCATTATAGAACTCCTCATAGTAGTAATGCTACTTTTCCCTCGATTTCGTCTTACAGCACTTTTTGCTTCTTTTAGCCTAATGCTAATGTTTACAGCTTACATTTTTATTATTCTAAATTTCAGCTCATTTATTCCTTGTTCCTGCGGGGGAATCCTCGAAAAAATGGGATGGAACGAACACTTACTATTCAATATAATATGCATTATTTTAGCTATAATAGGTATTCTGATACTACGCAACGCAACCCCAAAGGAACATCAGATTATAAGCCCTAGTAGGCTCATCATTATTTTCGCGATTTTAGCTGTAGTAGCTATAGGCATCGTATCGGGACTATTCTTAGCCTCCGAAAACATAACACACTACCACAATAAATTCACAAGACGCTTTCCCCATTTTCCAGCTGTAAAAGCGAGGGAAGCCGACATTCAGTTAAATTCCTATTACATTGCCGGTGTTGACCATCATAAAATATACCTCGGCAACACCACCGCACAACTACTGGTAACGGTACTCGATTCTACTTTAAAACAAAAAACACGATACCAAATTGAATTGGATCACAAAAACCTCCCTTTCAAATCAGTAAAGATAAAAGTCGCAGCTCCCTATTTCTACGTATACGATGGCTCCGTACCTTGTATATTCAAAGGTAACATCAAGGATTGGAAAGCAAAACTGGTTAAAAAAGGAGGCGAATACTTTTCACTAGCAGAGCCGATGGATTCCACTGTAATGGTGGTACGCACACAAAAGCGCGGTAGTGGTGAAAGCATTATGGCAGCATTGGATTTACATGACACCACCAAGACACGACTGAATCCGGCATTTTTGCAAAAACAAATCGACGGCATTTTTGACACAGATGGTCAAATGGCCTACAGTAAACAGTTGAACCGATTGGTTTATGTATATGCCTACCGCAACCAGTACACTGTGGCTGACGGTAATCTCAACATCGATTATAGAGGAAATACAATCGATACGATGAGCCATGCGAACCTCAACATTATTACAATTAAAAGTCACAACCAAAAGAAACTGGGGCGGCATCCCCTTATTGTCAATAAAAACGGTGCAGTATTCAATAACCTGCTGTTCGTCAATTCCGGGATACCGGGACGCTACGAAAATATCAAAATGTGGGAACAAGCAAGCATTATAGACTTATATGACCTTTCAGGGAATAGTTACCTATTAAGCTTTTATATCTATAATGAAGAGAATACTAAAATGAAAAACTTTATGGTACAGGATTCGACATTATATGCTCTGATTGGCAATCGCATTGTCAGGTACAAGCTAGGCAAAACAATCACCAAAAATTATCAAAACAACATAAGAGGTATAAACTAG